The proteins below come from a single Juglans regia cultivar Chandler chromosome 12, Walnut 2.0, whole genome shotgun sequence genomic window:
- the LOC108998268 gene encoding cytochrome P450 87A3-like isoform X1 → MIMWFFILCLTALLAVGISHWVYMWLNPKCDGKLPPGSMGFPIIGETLEFFAPHPFHSIPPFIRNRMEKYGAVFRTSLVGKKVVVSTDPEVNTYIFQQEDKSVLLWYTESFMKVLGKKSLLTHHGVIHKYLKNLILHHVGPENLKANVMSELDAVICSHLHAWARHGTVDLKEVTSNMLFDYAAKQLMSYDESKTPLKLAENFKAFIYGLLSFPLDIPGTAYHACLQGRKNATKIITDIYNDRKASKIRRGDFLDHLLEEVESEKSFLNESSAIDLVLVLLFAYHETTSTTSTLVPKFISDHPDVLAELTKEHEEILKNRDDETSEITWQEYKSMTFTHMVINETVRLANIVPAIFRKVVKDVEVKGYTIPEGWLVMVVPSALHLNPDVYTDPHTFNPWRWEGKELHAGSKTFMAFGGGVRLCVGADFAKLQMAIFIHYLVTKYRWKINGGDEKMIRRPGLVFPNGLPIEISEKDMKC, encoded by the exons atgatcatgtggtTCTTTATTCTATGCCTTACTGCTTTACTTGCAGTTGGGATTAGTCACTGGGTTTACATGTGGCTTAACCCCAAGTGCGATGGCAAGCTTCCTCCTGGTTCTATGGGCTTTCCCATTATCGGTGAAACCTTGGAGTTCTTCGCTCCTCATCCATTTCACAGCATCCCTCCCTTCATTAGAAACAGAATGGAGAA GTATGGGGCAGTATTTAGAACAAGCTTAGTTGGGAAAAAGGTGGTAGTTTCCACGGATCCTGAAGTCAATACTTACATTTTTCAACAAGAAGATAAATCTGTCTTATTATGGTACACAGAGAGTTTCATGAAAgttcttggaaaaaaaagtcTTCTCACTCATCACGGGGTAATTCACAAATACCTCAAGAACTTGATTCTACACCATGTTGGCCCCGAAAACCTCAAGGCAAATGTAATGAGTGAACTGGATGCAGTGATTTGCAGTCATTTACATGCTTGGGCTAGACATGGAACTGTGGACTTGAAAGAAGTAACCTCAAAT ATGTTATTTGACTATGCTGCTAAGCAGTTGATGAGTTATGATGAGTCGAAGACACCCTTGAAATTGGCAGAGAATTTCAAAGCTTTTATCTATGGTCTCCTCTCTTTTCCTCTTGACATCCCTGGCACTGCATATCATGCTTGTCTCCAG GGACGTAAAAATGCTACAAAGATAATTACGGATATCTACAACGATAGGAAAGCATCAAAGATTCGTCGTGGTGATTTCTTAGATCATTTGCTTGAGGAAGTAGAGAGTGAAAAGTCTTTTTTGAATGAATCATCTGCCATTGACTTGGTCTTGGTGCTTCTGTTTGCTTATCATGAAACTACTTCGACGACCTCAACATTAGTACCAAAGTTTATCTCTGATCATCCAGATGTGCTGGCTGAACTTAcg AAAGAGCACGAGGAAATTCTGAAAAATCGTGATGATGAGACATCTGAAATTACGTGGCAAGAATACAAGTCAATGACTTTTACACATATG GTTATCAATGAAACCGTAAGGTTGGCAAACATTGTCCCGGCGATTTTCAGAAAAGTCGTAAAAGATGTGGAAGTGAAGG GATATACAATTCCTGAAGGCTGGCTAGTCATGGTTGTTCCATCTGCTCTACATCTAAACCCAGATGTGTACACCGATCCTCACACATTTAACCCATGGCGATGGGAg ggaaaagaattGCATGCAGGGTCTAAAACGTTCATGGCGTTCGGTGGTGGTGTGAGACTCTGCGTGGGAGCCGACTTTGCAAAGCTCCAAATggccatatttattcattacttGGTCACAAAATAcag gtGGAAAATAAATGGAGGAGATGAGAAGATGATTCGAAGGCCAGGCTTGGTGTTCCCGAATGGTCTACCAATTGAGATCTCCGAAAAGGACATGAAGTGCTGA